In Macrobrachium rosenbergii isolate ZJJX-2024 chromosome 16, ASM4041242v1, whole genome shotgun sequence, a single genomic region encodes these proteins:
- the LOC136847286 gene encoding LOW QUALITY PROTEIN: uncharacterized protein (The sequence of the model RefSeq protein was modified relative to this genomic sequence to represent the inferred CDS: inserted 1 base in 1 codon), whose translation MSDKGETSRKAGGSSSTRVREERRESQDSSNRSMKINVMYRGXVYRVRGIKVLCSVITAVILLLVAIVGLGVWMLVSAYGEEKADKRAGLVNETTLPMPQDLDGRGGHYEETSTVVSIDFNAPSVTIDELSLAANLPSLQPEEENVGFSEEVYFSEESPHSEEVPFNEAIGHFQGVTPSKDVKSSPRIPGPDPPFGLFNGMIDLGDTRMPITTEFLTSTGENDEWGSVDSDHIMDSFVELSEYKPVAVAAPSDFYNSQDDGSLHGFIRNSNGEIFPGNEGNPIIESHSHPHLPDNFPRDIDPKLVDSEIPFPFPPTLTPAGPPVRLPNPRPGWRRNNPRQPRPGGFQRIPQGIRRARPNINPRPPYYQHPAFQEYGPQLYDPHFTQKQGFQTEENPPADQDSEDDEGQTDTEESPVSADVSEHSLLHQYSANGEIKLPAGITLPPGFSIPDDPQGIKISGVDVQGRRPAPGRYLEDMMHYYNKHERQKVTPTSPSHNGSRYSERAGLSEQSSNPETRAPWQGNHDGQSEHTDEVFDHFRNIYNTKPKPPAEHDDRGPVPEETMGWGHTRNAHMFPNPNIRGLRPGGQGYPIQIRPDAENPDRILAVGPDRILAVEPNGPHPQQHVKQPTKVPNQHRPLLGPLADIYQYSQKLASTLLNFPSNLFTQVADSRAEHMKNEVQLLEDYNKLFQENNITSADILPDMFDQRPDRNERLMILDTEKIRALNPFELSLITWTFLDFWEFLIEKVGTLSKDDLRQLESRLDRLRKEKDHRMAKSLVDVTIDHVSKDASQSKDDIAQIVTMTEEFMETLPEVTHNETSGDHSTESAVQGRMWDPLGIFTDEQRMQFMHFAIKVVFRFGRVYLNKRYALDCMMLLFCKDLNSGSKKSGMDGMAAKVKSVGLKVLTEKEERQMDTMGEVWRALTAWETLQCEDMFPKCDGPKALEIVNEVALAARK comes from the exons ATGAGTGACAAAGGGGAAACCAGTCGAAAAGCGGGGGGCAGTAGTAGTACGAGGGTGAGGGAAGAGAGGAGGGAATCGCAGGACTCTTCCAACAGGAGCATGAAAATTAATGTGATGTACAGAG TCGTTTACCGCGTGAGGGGCATTAAGGTCCTCTGTTCCGTCATTACCGCTGTGATCTTACTCTTAGTGGCCATTGTAGGCCTAGGTGTCTGGATGCTGGTCAGTGCTTATGGCGAAGAGAAAGCCGACAAACGTGCCGGCCTTGTAAATGAAACTACCCTGCCAATGCCACAAGACCTGGACGGCAGAGGAGGGCACTACGAAGAAACGTCAACGGTGGTTAGTATAGATTTCAATGCCCCAAGTGTCACAATAGACGAGCTTTCGCTGGCAGCAAATCTGCCGAGCCTTCaaccagaagaagaaaatgtGGGCTTCAGTGAAGAGGTGTATTTTAGTGAAGAGAGTCCCCATAGCGAGGAGGTTCCTTTCAATGAGGCCATTGGACATTTCCAAGGTGTGACTCCCAGTAAAGATGTAAAGTCCTCTCCCAGAATACCAGGGCCTGATCCACCGTTTGGGCTCTTCAATGGTATGATTGACCTGGGAGACACCAGGATGCCCATTACCACTGAGTTTTTAACTTCTACAGGCGAGAATGATGAATGGGGTTCAGTGGACAGTGATCACATCATGGACAGTTTTGTGGAGCTCTCTGAATACAAGCCAGTGGCAGTTGCTGCTCCATCAGACTTCTACAACAGCCAAGATGATGGGTCACTGCATGGGTTCATCAGGAACAGCAATGGAGAAATATTTCCAGGGAATGAGGGGAACCCCATTATAGAGAGTCATTCCCATCCTCATTTACCAGATAACTTTCCCAGGGACATTGACCCCAAATTAGTTGATTCCGAAATACCATTTCCATTCCCTCCCACTCTAACTCCAGCTGGCCCGCCTGTTCGGTTACCGAACCCCAGGCCAGGGTGGCGTCGGAATAACCCACGTCAGCCTAGACCTGGAGGCTTTCAGAGAATACCCCAAGGAATACGGCGAGCACGCCCAAATATAAACCCTCGACCTCCTTACTACCAGCACCCAGCTTTTCAGGAATATGGTCCTCAATTGTATGACCCTCATTTCACACAAAAACAAGGATTCCAGACGGAAGAAAATCCTCCCGCAGATCAAGACTCAGAAGATGATGAAGGACAAACAGATACTGAAGAAAGCCCTGTATCTGCTGATGTGTCTGAACATTCATTACTTCATCAATACAGTGCCAATGGAGAGATAAAACTCCCAGCAGGCATAACTCTACCTCCTGGTTTTTCAATACCAGATGATCCTCAGGGTATAAAAATATCTGGTGTTGACGTCCAGGGGCGTAGGCCTGCTCCTGGTAGATATCTAGAGGATATGATGCATTACTACAACAAACATGAACGGCAAAAAGTAACCCCTACTTCCCCGAGCCATAACGGCAGTCGGTACAGTGAAAGAGCAGGTCTTTCTGAACAAAGCAGCAATCCAGAGACGAGGGCACCATGGCAAGGAAATCATGATGGACAATCAGAGCATACTGATGAGGTATTTGACCACTTCCGGAACATTTACAACACGAAGCCCAAGCCTCCAGCTGAACACGATGACCGCGGACCAGTCCCCGAAGAAACTATGGGATGGGGTCACACCAGAAATGCACACATGTTTCCTAATCCAAACATAAGAGGATTGAGACCTGGTGGACAGGGCTATCCAATTCAAATACGACCTGATGCTGAAAACCCAGACAGAATTTTAGCAGTTGGTCCAGACAGAATTTTAGCAGTAGAGCCAAATGGCCCACATCCTCAACAACATGTAAAACAGCCAACGAAAGTTCCCAACCAGCACAGACCACTGCTTGGCCCATTAGCTGACATATATCAGTATTCTCAGAAACTCGCCTCAACATTGCTCAACTTTCCTAGTAATCTTTTTACTCAAGTAGCTGACTCGAGAGCTGAGCACATGAAAAACGAAGTACAGTTGCTGGAAGATTACAATAAACTGTTCCAAGAAAATAACATCACGAGTGCCGACATACTGCCAGATATGTTTGATCAAAGACCGGACCGCAACGAAAGACTGATGATTCTCGACACTGAGAAGATCAGGGCACTGAATCCCTTCGAGCTGTCTTTGATCACCTGGACCTTCTTAGATTTTTGGGAATTTCTCATCGAGAAAGTAGGGACACTATCTAAAGACGACCTGCGCCAGCTGGAAAGCAGATTAGACAGGCTTCGAAAAGAGAAAGACCACAGGATGGCCAAGAGCCTGGTGGATGTGACCATCGACCACGTCTCGAAAGATGCGTCGCAAAGTAAAGACGACATAGCCCAGATTGTCACGATGACAGAAGAATTTATGGAAACGTTGCCTGAGGTGACTCACAACGAAACGTCGGGTGACCACTCTACCGAATCAGCCGTGCAAGGAAGAATGTGGGATCCACTGGGGATTTTTACTGACGAACAACGAATGCAGTTTATGCACTTTGCCATCAAGGTTGTCTTCCGGTTCGGGCGGGTGTACCTTAATAAGAGGTACGCCCTGGATTGCATGATGCTTCTCTTCTGCAAGGACCTAAATTCCGGCTCAAAAAAATCAGGAATGGATGGAATGGCGGCAAAAGTTAAaag